The genomic stretch TTAGCTACAGCACCTATGTGATCAAGATGTCCGTGAGAAAAGACAATAGCTTTAACTTTTCCATCAACATCCTTCATTAGAGTATCATCAGGAATTACCCCTCTTTCAATTAAATCCAGACTATGCATCCTATCAATATCCGTATCCTCATGAATACTTATTCTATCAAGATGTATTCCCATATCAAAAATGATTACTTCTTCACCTACCTTTACAGCAGTCATGTTTTTTCCGACTTCTTCATATCCACCAATTGCAATAACTTCTACAGTCAAATTATTTCCTCCTTGAATAAATTTTTGTGTTAAAATCCCTTTCCTCAAGCCAATCTTTAGTTTCGCCTTTAATAACTAAATTAGAATTTTTTAATTCTTCTAAATTCTTAGCACCAACTAAAAACATAGCTATCTTCAAAGAATCATTAAATCTTTTAATAAAATTAATTATTTCATTTCTACCAATAAATGCATCTTTCAAAATTGGTAATGCTATTCCAACAGAATCTGCTCCAAGTGCAATAGCTTTTGCCGCATCTAATCCAGAGCGAATTCCTCCTGATGAAATAATTGGAATATTAATTGAATTTGAGAGTTCCACAGTACTAACTGCAGTTGGAATTCCCCAATCCCAAAAAAGCTCACCTAAATACCTATCTTTAGCACGGTAAGTTTCAACAGCTGCCCAACTAGTTCCTCCAGCTCCAGCAACATCAATAAATTCTACTCCTATATTTTCTAAAATTTTAGCTTCTTCAGTAGCAATTCCAGTCCCAGTTTCTTTTACCATAATTGGAAAATCAACCATATTCACAATATTTTCAATAGCAGAGACATAACCATTTGCATCAGTATCTCCTCCAGGTTGAATTGACTCTTGAAGAACATTAAGATGAATAGCTAGAATATCTGCATCTATCATATCTACAGCTTTTTTAGCAAAATCCTTAGATTTATCATTATCTCCAATAATTTGAGGAGCACCAATATTTCCAATCAAAAGAGTATTTGGAGCATTTTCTCTGGCTACTTTATAAGTATCTACAAGATCATTATTTTCAATAGCCGCTCTTTGGCTACCAAGACCAAGACCAATTTTTTCACTTTCTGCAGCAACAGCTAATTCTTTATTAATTTGTAAAGCTGATGGATGACCTCCAGTAATAGCAGTTATAAATAATGGAGATTCTAATTTTTTTCCAAAAACATTAGTAGATATATCAATATCTTCTTTAGATATTTCTGGCAAGGCATTATGGATTAATTCAATATCCTCAAATCCTGTCTTCTTATTTTTATACTGAACATCATAGTGTTTACATATTAGAAGATGTTCTAATTTTCTATCTGAAATCATTTTATTTTCCTTATTTTTAATTATTAATTAAATTATTAATTAGATTATTAAATTATAAATTGAATTATAAATTGGATTATTTTTATTTTATCAAATAATATTTTTTAATAATTAGGTTAATTTTGTTTAATTATTGTTCCTTTAACTTTTTTTCTTTCTAAAGCATTTAATATTGCATTAGGTTCATTTGCATCGATAATTTTTGATTCAATACCAATATTAGCCAATTCTAAAAGTTCTTTAATTTTTCCAATCATACCACCAGTAACATCAATATTAGTTGTTGAATCTAGCTCTTCTATTTCATCTAATGAGCTAAGTTTAGGAATATGAACTGCATCATCATATTTATTAGGATTTTTAGTAAAAACACCAGCTACATCAGTTCCTAAAATAACTTCTTTTTTTGATTTTGAAGTGTTAATTTTCAAGTTCTTAGCTATGAATTGAAGTATTTGGTCTCCTGATAAAACAGCTATATTAAGATCATCATCAAGAACAACATCCCCATAAATTACTGGAACAAAACCTTCTTTCAAATATCTTTCTATTAAATCAAGATTAAAATTATTTATCCTTTTATTTTTAGTAGTTATAAATGATGAAGCTTGTATAGATACACAAGGTATCCCATGGTTAATAAATACTTCACAAATAAGTGTGTTAAGTTTTTTAACACAAAGTTGTGTTTTTGAAAATCCAATCCTTTTTTCAGGATATTGATCCATTGTAAAAGATTCACCAATACCATATTTTTTTGCTGGAGGATGTCCAAAAGAACCTGCTCCATGAATAATAACTAATTTTTTAGATAATTCCCCATATAATAAATCATTTTCAGTATTTTGTGTATTTTCAGCATTTTTACCACTTTCAGCATTTTCAGGGTTTTCAGTTGATTTATTAGTAAGAGCAATCTTTATTTCATTAGCTATCCTATTTAAATTATTATAATTAACTTCAGGATTTTTTAAGTCTTTTTTAGTTAGTATACTTCCACCAAGCTTTAAAATTATCATTTTAACCCCAAGTTATTATATCATTTTTAATTAATTTTATTGCAACTATTTATTGCGATTATTCATATTGTGATTATTATATTATAATATATTGTAATTATTTATTTGTAATTATTCATATTTTGATTATTATCTTATAATCAGTTATATTATTTATATAGAAATTTATTAATTGATTAATTGTTATAATAATATTTACTTTACAAAAACTCCATTTTTTGAAAAGTTAAGCTTTATAGCATTATCATAGTAGTTCAGAGCATTGAAAACTTTATCTTGATTACGTGGACAACAAGCGATAATACTACCTCCACCACCGGCACCTGTAATTTTTGAACCTGAAGCTCCTGCTTTTCTTGCAAGATAAACCATTCTAGACAATTCATTAGTATTTACACCAATAGAATCTAATAAACCTTGATTTATATTCATTAGTTCACCTAATCTATATTCTCTCCCCTGAACAATAGATAACTTAGCTTCATCAGTTATATTACCCATAGTTTTTATAATAGAATTTATGATTTTTGGATTTCTTTGCTTCAAAGATTTTACAGATTTGACCATTCTCCCAGTATTTCCTCTTTTTGAAGTATAACCTATAACAAATGAAGATTTAAGATTGGTATTCAATCTATCTATATTTTTATCTCTTGAAAGGTATATTAATCCTCCAAAAGTACTAACTCTAGTATCAAGAGGGCTTGCCACTCCTTGAACATTAATTTCAACCTCATGAGCTTTTTGAGCAAGAGAAAACTTGTCAAATTTCTTTCCATGATATTTAAAAAGTGCTGCAAGAGTAGATACAGTTACAGCTGCTGAAGATCCTAGTCCAGACCCAATAGGAATATCTAATGATAAATCAACCTCTATAGGACTATGATCATGATATTTAGATAAAATTTCAAGTATATAATTTATTATGCCAGGTTTTCCTTTTTTTAAAGTATATTTTTTAGCTATAGTATCTAATTCTGCTTCAAAACCTAAATCATCAGATTTAAAAATAGAAACATCAACTGGAGATTCTCTCAATTTTATAGTGGCTCTTTTATTCACTGCCCCTGCGATAGCTGGTTCTCCATAAACAACTGCATGTTCTCCAAATAAAATTGTTTTACCCGGAGCTGAAGCCATAGTTTCCATTTTTTACACCAATAATATTAATTAATATAATCCTATACAATATTAAATCTTATACAATGATAAATATTATACAATGAAAAATTTTATATAATTAAGAATTTAATTCAATCTGATAAAATATAATTAAATACTAAATAACCTAACAAATATGAAATAACCCAATATAATCTAATGAAATAACAGAATAATCTATAATCATTTAACAGATTTATTATTATTATAATATAACAATTACAATAATACTTACATTATACAATCTAACAACCTAAATATCTTATTATAATATATAATAATATTTTTAATCTTTATTTTCAGATAAAAACTTAGATATGAGTCTTAAAAACCTAATTACTCGAGAATAACAATCAATTAAGTAAACATAAAGATTAATCAACAAAAATAGCTGAACAATATCCAACAACAGAACTTAAATCTCCTGAAATATCTCCACTAGTTGCATATTTTAAAACTTCCCCTTTTTTTGCACCCAGATCTCTTGATGCTCTAATTGTTGATATAGTAGGACCATAACCACACATTGTAATTCTATGAGTTTTTATTGAATTTAAAAGAGCAGATTCATCCATATTATTTATTGCATCTAATATAAACTTATCTTTCTTTTCAGCAATAGATTTAGGTTCATAATGAGTTAAATCAGTACTAGCAATTATTGAAATAGATCTTTTCAATTTTTTTGCAGTTTTAACAATAGAATCAGCTATATCCTCTGAAGTTTCCATATCTTGCATCCACATAACAATTGGAACTATCTTAAAATCATTTGAAAAATATTGTAAAAATGGTAAATGGACTTCACAGCTATGTTCTTTAACATGAGCAGATGTATCAGAATCAATGAAGTTTGAATTTAAAACCATGTTTTTTGCAAACTCTTCATCAATTTCAACATCCCCTAAAGGAGTATTCCATTTGCCTTTATCAAATATTGATATTCCAGTACCTAAACCTGTATGATTAGGACATAATATTATAAATGTTTCAGGATATCCATTTTCAACTATACTATAATAAGCATGGGCAGCTATAGGTCCAGAATAAACATATCCTGCATGAGGAACAACAGATCCATAAACATTTAGATATTGGGAATTAGATCTATCATTATTTTGAAATTGATCGAAATTCCTTGAAATTCCTAACTTAGGAATGTTTCCAGGCCCTAATTTGTGTTTGAAACATGATTCTATGTTTCTCTTCAACTTTTCAGGATTACTATCATAAAATAGTCCTGCCACAGCTGGTTTTCTTATCATAATTTATTATATGTTTTTTAAATTTAATAAATTTATTTATAATATAATAATATCTATGAAAGATTGAACTTGTTAATTAAATATATTATATTAATTAAATCTAT from Methanobrevibacter sp. TMH8 encodes the following:
- the fni gene encoding type 2 isopentenyl-diphosphate Delta-isomerase — encoded protein: MISDRKLEHLLICKHYDVQYKNKKTGFEDIELIHNALPEISKEDIDISTNVFGKKLESPLFITAITGGHPSALQINKELAVAAESEKIGLGLGSQRAAIENNDLVDTYKVARENAPNTLLIGNIGAPQIIGDNDKSKDFAKKAVDMIDADILAIHLNVLQESIQPGGDTDANGYVSAIENIVNMVDFPIMVKETGTGIATEEAKILENIGVEFIDVAGAGGTSWAAVETYRAKDRYLGELFWDWGIPTAVSTVELSNSINIPIISSGGIRSGLDAAKAIALGADSVGIALPILKDAFIGRNEIINFIKRFNDSLKIAMFLVGAKNLEELKNSNLVIKGETKDWLEERDFNTKIYSRRK
- a CDS encoding isopentenyl phosphate kinase is translated as MIILKLGGSILTKKDLKNPEVNYNNLNRIANEIKIALTNKSTENPENAESGKNAENTQNTENDLLYGELSKKLVIIHGAGSFGHPPAKKYGIGESFTMDQYPEKRIGFSKTQLCVKKLNTLICEVFINHGIPCVSIQASSFITTKNKRINNFNLDLIERYLKEGFVPVIYGDVVLDDDLNIAVLSGDQILQFIAKNLKINTSKSKKEVILGTDVAGVFTKNPNKYDDAVHIPKLSSLDEIEELDSTTNIDVTGGMIGKIKELLELANIGIESKIIDANEPNAILNALERKKVKGTIIKQN
- the mvk gene encoding mevalonate kinase, whose product is METMASAPGKTILFGEHAVVYGEPAIAGAVNKRATIKLRESPVDVSIFKSDDLGFEAELDTIAKKYTLKKGKPGIINYILEILSKYHDHSPIEVDLSLDIPIGSGLGSSAAVTVSTLAALFKYHGKKFDKFSLAQKAHEVEINVQGVASPLDTRVSTFGGLIYLSRDKNIDRLNTNLKSSFVIGYTSKRGNTGRMVKSVKSLKQRNPKIINSIIKTMGNITDEAKLSIVQGREYRLGELMNINQGLLDSIGVNTNELSRMVYLARKAGASGSKITGAGGGGSIIACCPRNQDKVFNALNYYDNAIKLNFSKNGVFVK
- the amrB gene encoding AmmeMemoRadiSam system protein B → MIRKPAVAGLFYDSNPEKLKRNIESCFKHKLGPGNIPKLGISRNFDQFQNNDRSNSQYLNVYGSVVPHAGYVYSGPIAAHAYYSIVENGYPETFIILCPNHTGLGTGISIFDKGKWNTPLGDVEIDEEFAKNMVLNSNFIDSDTSAHVKEHSCEVHLPFLQYFSNDFKIVPIVMWMQDMETSEDIADSIVKTAKKLKRSISIIASTDLTHYEPKSIAEKKDKFILDAINNMDESALLNSIKTHRITMCGYGPTISTIRASRDLGAKKGEVLKYATSGDISGDLSSVVGYCSAIFVD